In Ciona intestinalis chromosome 7, KH, whole genome shotgun sequence, the genomic window aataagttacatacgttgtaacttgtaagcgaacacgaggtgtatgaaacagaacacccaagttataacgactgtcgttgccctgccacacaaAAATCAATAAGTTCATTCAtccaactatatatagtatttatCCTCAGCTTCCTACACCAGCAGAAGATCCTCCATAAACAGCAACACAACTTCAATGTTCTCGATCACAAGAGCTGTGGAGATGGGACAGATGGCTGACATGttctttaataaaagtaagtttaactaaagtttatatacagttaaaaaaagttttttactaaatgtttattttataaaagaaactgAAAAACATGTTTGAATCTCAATTTATAGTCAGAAAGtatttattatacatttaaaacttgGATGCTAAACCTATGAAATCAGTGTTTTATCTCTGTTTCAAAACCTTCAATGTCATTCCAGGTTTCCTTAACATTACACTTATGCCAGGGCAGCCTGGgcctatatttaaaatttgcacCACCTTATTAATTACGCCTATATTTTGCATTATGTATATTAAGAAGCTAAAACAGATATATTTCTCACGGCCATGTGCAGCTAACATTCTGCTTATGCAACCCCAGGGGCttcattttattattcaaacaCTACTTCAATGATAACATTATACAAAagaaaactgcaaaacatgattgaatttCATTATATAGACAGGGtcatttaaaatcatttgaactgcaataaattataaatgtaataaagttttaatctAATATTACCTTTCCCAACCTACAGTTGAAAGGTTCCTATTCtaactttcatttttattctaacttTCATTTTTACCTTCCACGATTCTCTTCTGCCCATGCGCACATAACATAATACAAGGCCACAGGGGCTACATTTTATCACCAACTTTAACATTGCTTTCCACCCCCGCAGTTGGAAGGATTCTCTTCTACGTATGCATTATAGTGTATCTCTATGGTGACCTCGCTATATACGCTGCTGCTGTTCCAAAGTCAATGAGagatatagtatggtgggtgGCTTCGCGTGTGATTGTTTCTAGTTAATTTGGTGCCATAATGTAGCGGTTAACATGCTAGCCTCCATGGTGGTTATCGCTATCTTTCTATTTACTTTTGGTCATTAATATTGTCTTCAGTATAGCAGCAACTTTCAGACAAAGAGTTTGTGTGAATATTAACTAACTGTTTAAGTGTATTTGGTCCAAGCCTAGACTTTTTCAGTCCTGTGCGGATAAGGTGCTTGAAAGTAACGGAAAGATACCGAGTTCGATATTAATAGGCATATTTGTCCCTGGGAAagacaacccagtggtcactgtatgtttggggtaatggcccaCTCTCCCAGATTCCATggcatgtctcactgtaggttctcacccatatagaatagaatgtgcgtatataatgttggggtaatgggccaactctggtccaaATCCCAGAtctcatggcatgcctcgctgtaggacctcacccatatagaatagaatgtgcatatacaatgttggggttatgggccaactctggcctaaatcccaggccccatgacatgccttactgtagaacctcacccatatagaatagaaaatattttaaactaccAAAACTGAATTATCTTAATCTTGTAATGCGCACTGTATCCCCTAGTGGCAACATGTCATGTTCAACGAACGATTCAAACCCGCCACAAGATGGCGACATATGTTGGGGAACCACCATAACCAGGAACAATGTTTACCAAATATTTCTGgtaggtaaaaataaatagaaataatatgaatacaaaaatgtttttggaaaagtagaatttataaaaatcatattttttaatatttttttgttttttaacatttaagttgttaaaaaatcaaaaatttatcGATTTGTATTAATTTGTTCATCTCTTCGAACACAAgatgaaattatttaaaatattacctgTTAAGTTTCCTTTTCCTGTCTGGCCACCTGTCTGACCTTGTTGGTCATTCATTCTTAACACGTGCTTGTGTTGGGGGTGCTCTTAATAAACTTAACCACTACCTTTACATTACcgactatgacatcataatacaggCATTGTTCACGATTGTTCTCGGACCATTCACCTACTTCAGTGTgcagaaaacaaaatatttgcaaatcTTTACAACTGTGTTAAGATGGCTGGGTAAGTATGTATGCTGCTGCCTTGTGGCTAAAAATTCagtgtttaataatatatatatattacttacaAGTTTCTTTTACTTCTTTTTTGATCGACaatatttagaatatttaaaatttaagttttataaatttgttgcGCCTCAAACATTCACTGGATGAAAGTGTTGTATGACTCCTATAAGTTTGAGAACCTTCATTCTTGTTGTGTCGTGCTGTACGTCAACAAGTAGACAAGGATTTGGTTCTTGTGGCAGGGTTTGGTTTTATACAATATGTATACTATAATGaactggtgctacgaaaacgtaaccaacaaaagtgaagtccaaccactagtagtaaAAAGATTCTATTTAAAagagagactgacgatgccatttaggcgaaatatatttctcaattactactagtggttggacttgatttttgttggttacgttttcgtagcaccagatcattactgcATTTCACTATACAAGAATTGTTCAACTTTATGtacatcagatcagggtcagattcgcggaatttattacaagtcatGTAAactataagttttataaatttcttaaGGGCAGATTCAGTAAATTAAAGTGTTGTGTGACTCTTATGAGTTTGAGAACCTCCATTTTTCACAATAAATACCAATCTTTAATTAACTTAAACATTTGGTTCCGTTTTTCTTGTCATATCATAGTTTAGGGTGATAAAGAGCGGTTAAATCTCTGTTTATGAATTTATAACGATTTACTGACGGACATCAATTGCtaaacttatattttgtttttttctcatttaaaTACCTGACACAGAAATCTTATACCACAGCTTTCCTCTCGATGATAACCCTCGCTATCATCCATATTTCCACCACTAGGGGCGGTGAAGGGCATCCTCCAGTGGCCAATATATCCGGGGTTCCGAACCTTTTCGGGGTCTCGGTTTATTCGTTTATGTGCCAGCACTCCCTCCCCTCCCTTGTGACTCCTATTCGCAATAAACGACGACTCCCCTACCTACTGGGGGCCGATTATATACTCATTCTATTATTCTATATGCTGCTTGGTATGACAGCTATATACTGCTTTCAAAGTGATGTAATAAAGGATATTTATACCCTCAATTTCCAGGTAAAGTTGCCTAAATTTACCcacaatatataattttatagtagggtgggggaagatgggacaccctttcattctattttctcgtcacatttggtcgtaaacaaggatcatttaaagaattataaaaccatgtcctcacgactcctatagaccgttgttatttgtttaaaacacgatcatgatatttggatattatgtgttaaaggtctCCCGtttctccccaccctactgtatttactttttatttaatctaatttttttatttagtttatttaatctaatattaataacaattaTTCTCTGGGTCTGTATACAGCGCATTAAGTTTATTAAGAACtcgtgttttacttttttacacaGCGCTgaaacttttatataaattattggtAAACAAAACGACTCCTCTAAGCCCTTAGCACTGACACGCTGATCTTATAAAGcctaatgtttaattattgtgtttattttactaatattTCAACCCCCTAATTATTGTTAATAAgtgaaatttttacaaaaataacataactaTTTTAGGCTAAAAATTTTTAGCTATTTTATACAACACATgctgaaaaagttttttagaacagtgtttaattattgtgttattaataaacaatgattatgacatcataattatcCCCAGGATTcatgtgatgtcacaaacatCATTGTTCTTCGATATTTCCTTGGGTTGTTTCCAGTGTTCACTTTATCGAGTAACTTTCCCATAATTGCCGTCACATTGCGCAATAACCTTAAGGTTAGTTGGGACTTGGTTggattttgttaatttttagttggttggattttgttaattttataataaaaggaGTTTATGTTTTGGTATAACTATTCTAATACACACTACAAGAGGAATACAACAACTGATACTCATAACACAATTCCGTCATTTTCATCAACGTTATGAAACAAAAGGCTGGGCATTTTCACCAATGAAGATGCATTAATTATCTCTTGGAGTTTTTCTTATTTCTCCTTTAAGTTTTAATCAACCTTTCCACCACAGGCGTTATTCAAACCTTCTTCTTCATTCTGGGTGAACAGGATTCTCTTCCCGACAATTGCAATTGTCCCTCCCATTATTGTGGCCTTTATTACAAACAATCTAACTACATTAGTGGGGATAACGGGGTCGTACGCTGGGGCGGGGGTCCAATACGTTATACCCGCGTGTCTTGTTCTGTTAGCGAGACAAGAAGCAACGCAGTATCATGGCAGCGCTGTGGTTCGGAAAAACCGCCACAGGTTTGtgaaatatgttttctatggtTGAAAAGATAATGTAGCAAAAACGGGGGGCCAGAGAAATGACATGACATGCCATGCTATGATTAAGAGTTTTTACACGGTACTATCAGTGTGGGTGTATTTGACGTTGGATCACTTAActgtaattgctccaacccaatggtcactgaTAGGTCgcccaaattgtcagccatacataaagaacattcacccacaaagtaacatacgtggtaacttgaacCCTGTATCCCCTTCTACCCCTAATCACCTAACCCCCTATCCCTCTCCAGGTCTCCATTCTCACGTAGGTTATGGGTGATCATGGTGTTAGCATGGGCGGCCGTATGCTTGGTATTCGTAACTGTGAACCATATTTTATCATTACCttaaattttacttattaAGCTCATTAATGGCCTCACAgattatttttcaattttcattgaacagttgttcttgttgtttattgtatgatattgactgtgttttaaaagttgtcaattttaactaaaaacttaaaatgacAACATCCACTTTTAGCAGTTTCAATTTgccttatttttgtttgtttatttaaagtctACAATGCAAAACTTTTTGGGGGAATTTTGTGTTTTCTCCTTTATAATAGTTGCCTACAGActacattttaattattttacatacaATGTTTAAATGTCTAATTCTTCAACTTTACCAAATATAGATGGTGCAATCATGCTTCCCTTTAAAACCTTGATCATTTAACACCAACTTCGATTTAAATGTAGGGCCACActcatatataatagaaacCCACAACCCTCAAATTGTTATGTCAGCTTAAATGTCAACGTTCATTTGATTTTACCATGTGAAGCATAGAATAACTTTTTTTGcccaaacataatataaaaagccatatatattagagtgggggaagatgggacatctttgaaacataatatctaaatatcctgatcgtgttttaaacaattaacagcggtctatggaagtcgtgaggataaagttttataaagaatcgttgaatgtttgcatactaccaaattgaaagagaaaattgattgaaaaggtgtcccatcttcccccaccctactatattattgtgGGGCAGGATGGGATAtggttagcacataatatccaatatttcctgatcctggtttaacaattaacaatgctttttagagtcatgaggatacagttttataactcttcaAAATAagactataaaaaaaaaacgtgtcccatcttgccccgccctactataaacagtaggatggggagagatgggacactttttaactctatattctcgtcccatttagtagtaaacaaagaacatttaaagaaatataaaactaaatcctcacgactcctatagaccgtcattcattgtttaaaacacgattaggatatttggatattatgtgctaaagatgtcccgtcttcccccaccctactatatattcaacTATATCATAGCATATGATGTAACAGAACAATCAATAGGATATTTTATGTCTAATTTATTCTAACTGTGCATTATTATAAGCTATATACGTTATGAGTGCAATATATGTATGGGTGCGTTGAATAGGAaagaagttttaataaattgctttcaaatatacaaaatatagttgttttacaaacaTAATGTCAAATTAAGaacttgtaaaaaatgtgCGTCAAATACGGTAACTTTAAAAGCAAAGTTAAAACTGCAAAATTGACCCGGAAATTGTGTTACCTTTGCACCGTGTGTTAATATTTGTGAGTTATAGTGAACGTATAGAAAGATCATTAATAATGCTGTTTGCTAGCCATGGTCATACAAAACGCAATATATTCAGTAAAGGAcgaatttagttttattttgcataGTTTTATTCCAGCTTTTTTAGCAGagttttgaaatgtttttaattaagttgGCAGTGCTACAGATTAGCGGTATTCGAACATATTTTatcgtttaaataaaaagctttaTTGGAATTTTAGTTTTCTAGAAAGTTTAAGTTCTAGAACATTGCGTACAATGCTTGCATTATTATCTCTTTGTGTCGTCATAATGTTATTTGATATTTCCGAATGCCAACAATGCCGGTACGTTTGTGACGAAAACAAACAATCTTTCGTGCACATGGTGGGGCCAGTTGGCCCCCAAGGTGTCAGGGGGCTCCCTGGTCGCATGGGGCCAAGGGGTTATCCAGGGCGACCTGGCAGAAATGCAGTAGTAACTAAGAAAGAAACTTTCGAGGATAAAGTGACCGACCGATTGGCAGGTGATTATTTCAAAGAATTCTTGTTGGCGCTATGTCGTTAACACGGGtgacgggtgttctgtttcgaaTGAATATtactcatttatcctcgcgtggctggaaaactacagtcgttaaacacgggtgttctgttacatttatacatcatgcccgcttacgggtt contains:
- the LOC100182531 gene encoding transmembrane protein 104 isoform X2; the encoded protein is MYSPAVGVVYIFNLIVGTGALTLPKAMASAGWLVSLILLTLLGFVSYITTTFMVESLSIANACIRRNKRENLSEDSVAASDTDSDTNRSINPPPPIDPTERSALLDSASSSYTSRRSSINSNTTSMFSITRAVEMGQMADMFFNKIGRILFYVCIIVYLYGDLAIYAAAVPKSMRDIVCGNMSCSTNDSNPPQDGDICWGTTITRNNVYQIFLALFTIVLGPFTYFSVQKTKYLQIFTTVLRWLAFLSMITLAIIHISTTRGGEGHPPVANISGVPNLFGVSVYSFMCQHSLPSLVTPIRNKRRLPYLLGADYILILLFYMLLGMTAIYCFQSDVIKDIYTLNFQDSCDVTNIIVLRYFLGLFPVFTLSSNFPIIAVTLRNNLKALFKPSSSFWVNRILFPTIAIVPPIIVAFITNNLTTLVGITGSYAGAGVQYVIPACLVLLARQEATQYHGSAVVRKNRHRSPFSRRLWVIMVLAWAAVCLVFVTVNHILSLP
- the LOC100182531 gene encoding transmembrane protein 104 isoform X3; this translates as MYSPAVGVVYIFNLIVGTGALTLPKAMASAGWLVSLILLTLLGFVSYITTTFMVESLSIANACIRRNKRENLSEDSVAASDTDSDSNRSINPPPPIDPTERSALLDSASSSYTSRRSSINSNTTSMFSITRAVEMGQMADMFFNKIGRILFYVCIIVYLYGDLAIYAAAVPKSMRDIVCGNMSCSTNDSNPPQDGDICWGTTITRNNVYQIFLALFTIVLGPFTYFSVQKTKYLQIFTTVLRWLAFLSMITLAIIHISTTRGGEGHPPVANISGVPNLFGVSVYSFMCQHSLPSLVTPIRNKRRLPYLLGADYILILLFYMLLGMTAIYCFQSDVIKDIYTLNFQDSCDVTNIIVLRYFLGLFPVFTLSSNFPIIAVTLRNNLKALFKPSSSFWVNRILFPTIAIVPPIIVAFITNNLTTLVGITGSYAGAGVQYVIPACLVLLARQEATQYHGSAVVRKNRHRSPFSRRLWVIMVLAWAAVCLVFVTVNHILSLP